ATCGTTAAAATTTGCCAAAATGCATCACGGGTAACTGTTACCTGAGAAAAGACTCCGAAATGGATCAGTTTTCATATTGGGCGCAATATTTACGTAAGGACTTGCGGGTTCCAAAGAAAATTGATGGGGAGATAAGACCAGACAAGACCTTTTAATAATTGTCCAGATTGTCTCGAATCGGTTCAGCTTTCAGTTTGCCTTTTGCTCGCAGCATGTTTTTAGCTGACGAAGCAGTTGTATCATAAAAGGAATTGTGAGTTTGTATCGCACGGGCAAAGAAAACCACACTGACCGGCAGCCTCAAGCATATTCATGCGGCAGGATAGCAAAGGAGTCTCTCAAAGGAGTTAGCCAGGTAAATGGACCGCAAAATACCGTAAACACCCAGCCATTGTAATATTGCAGGGTCTTGACGAGGTCAAAGGCCTGAAAAGGgccgggatcagggatcaaagaCCTGCGATCTGGAATCACAACGCGTGGGATCGGGATCAGCAGTATTTTTCATGGAATcagggatcagggatcaaaagttctcatcatttttgggatcagggatcaaaattttgGGTTAAAATATGGGATAAGTTACAAAAAATATACCTCGTTATGACCCTAATATTATGCActgatcaactcgaaacttcaacatccgcCCCCCTTGGAcaaagcccgggcatttgaacatTTGAAGATTgaatcgttcaaattcccgccccctcggccaaaatggtgttcaaatccCCTACCCAAttgtcggatttgtctgtcacaccctactaaagaacaatcgtcgtcagttcctgccgtctttaataaagacctacATCTCTCCCTTTAAACtgttccatctcgtccaaacatgTATTTATAGAGCTATATACAGCTCTGTTAGTGACTTTCAGCCCCctaaaaaaaagcatttgaaacctgacacttccggttcaattttccccaccccacgcagggaaaggtcaaattccccactccccgggcacagaagatagtcaaatgcccggggtttgccaGAGATTggggaaggaagggggggggggggggggggttgaagtttagatttgatcggcgcattagggagcttaagcacctGCGTTTCTAAGACGCCGGTGGCaactggaagtgagctgttttcccttttaacttgtcttcacacaaccacatttacattaccaGGTACCTTTTCTCCTAATCTATgtatgattagtataaaaatctgggagacaccactgtcgtGGCATGCAAGATGttctcttctggttgccgtccgcctGTCATAAATCCATGGGCTTTAGCTGCCTTATAATTGCACTGTACCACAAACAGGTATTTCCACCACCTTTGACTCCTCAGGTTTTGCGGCCTACTAAAATTCGGATTGAAAATCCTGCACGTACATGtcacagttaaatttaaattcaggttcATTTTAATTTCATGTTTATTAATAGCCAAGGTTGAAATTGgaagtaggaaacatcaacaaaaacccattgttattattagCAAGTATGCGTAATATATTTGTAAGTAAATTGGCTATAGAGGTGAGTGGGATGAACTTAGGGTCACTTAAAtttttcatgagtattttataaaaccccaaatacttgttttttatttgtattttgctgagtctgtttgtagtgataaatccaaactttgtgattactttggcacagtccccttcaagttctacaatttgagcaagtagcaCATTTTGATGAAGGGgcatttccttttccattttattaattttcagcaGCACATAATGCTAAACTGAGTTTGAACTTCTTTGCCTTCTTCCCTTAAtaaagtctaagcacccattccaaatagtgctgataaacagtatttaagtcttagCACCTATTTTAGagcagttagctttcaataactgtgatttagggttagtctgcagtctgctgtctgcagtttgcaagtgtcagacactgctcTCCTTTTTAATGTCTGGCtcatccactttttcaaattattgaccaTTAGGCTGCTCTGTATTTGATGTAGCTGTGACTTAAAAAGTCAACTCATTTGTGGgtttttgatttctttcctGTGAGAGATTCTGAAAACCTCTTCATACTGCATTTTGGCAATTattgttctgtgaatggttatgtttttttcagtttttccaaGATGATAACACCAGTGGTTTGTTGATGAGTTCTTTTATTTGATTAAACTGCAAATTAAGGTTATCTTTTGTTCTATTTGCCTGTGCCACCATCCGTTTTTTCACAGTGCGAACGTTGTGTTTGTGGTGAAAATCGGTTTGTTATCAAgactagaaatgatgccttgttccTGGTATATTTTGCATAGTGACGTAAATAGACTTTGTACAATCTTTGCCGATTTGTCCTTCAGAATCAAGAGCCCACCTCttgcaaacaatttttgcttttgttgcacTGGAGACCCAGAGCATTTTCATTCTTCTTCAGATAAATTTAGCCACTTTTTAACTTCTTCATAAAGTTCCATTGACAGCCATACAACTGTGTGGATAAggtgaaaattttaaagaactGGTGGTTTTAAAGAACTGGTGGTTGttgtaaaggtaaaggtaaagtcactgcttacgagccagatggcccatcaggccggcgcttatctgcggtttccgtagcatgaagcgactaggagtatttatacttattccccctggatgggatgctagtccatcgcagggttacccccagcattacgccggtacccatttatacacctgggtgaagagaggcactgtgagagtaaagtgtcttgcccaagaacacaacacaatgtccccggccaggccccgaacccggaccactcgatccggagtcgaacgcattaaccatgaggccaccgcccCTCCCGGTGGTTGTTgtgaaggcttggaaatagcttaaACTCATTGGTAGAAAAATGTCTAGCCAATTTCACTTGCTGATTCAATGGCTCAGCAGTTAATACAGCGGAGAACTAATCTCAGATGTCCATTGGTGCAAGGGTTTGAATCCTTGGAGTGGCATGTAATGTTGTGGAAGCTCAAGGTAAGTGGCACAGTCCGTTGGTGGTAAGGAAGAGGGGAAGGAAAGGGAGAGATAGTAAGTGGAAGAAGAACGGACGGCAAAGGAAGGATGGAGGAGggtgtttattattattatttttttatctttcctAAAAATCTAGGCCCCATTTTTTGTTACATCCcttaaaaaagggaaaaccctttttagacagttcataataacctaggttgaaaaaaattgacctAGGCTGACAAAATCAACCTTGGTTGAAATTATAATTAACTTGAATTTAATTCAACCTGTAACGTACACAATGTAGTTTAGTAAGATCATCATGAAGCTGGTTTTATGCCCATTCAGTTCTGTCATAAAATTGGCCAAGCAATCCCCCCAATGGTTCCACCCAAGAAAACCGCTaaaagaaatttattttgtattgTTACAAAATCCACATTGTAATCCACAATCTAACATTATGTGTAAACGACTTTTTGTTCCCAGAGAATTTAACttgagttttttctttttccagcagAGCTTAAAGAATATGATCCTAAGGAACATACTCTGGGTTGTGTGTCTGAATTTAGGTTCTTCCAAACCAGGTAACATTATTGTTTAATGATAAACACTTACTgtctggtcccgagggaaacagttcatttttgtttcctgagaatctcaatgttttctCTAGgtgcagccgagggaaacattgagattcaagggaaacaaaataaattgtttcccttgggaccagtcattaagtgatttgttatatagcacaaaaagaaaaacatgcaaTGGCAACAGCAACTGCCGTTGTCGGTCAGCATTcacgggtaacagtgcactgttgcccTCTGATGTCATAGATTTTACACTGTTTCCTGCTCagtcttttggcgggaaacagctttattgttagatgtcatgtgacctcaaagtaaccaatgagagcacgcgCTGCTAAGGAaaaaactcagctatataacaaatttTTGTTACACTGACCCTGTTCTCCTTTAATTTTAGGTAGATAAGCCATTTAATCATGCAATAAACCTTAAAACTGTGTGTCACTGATTGCGCCAACTGTTCGTTTTTGCTTGCACTGATCAACACTTGCAGTTTTTCCCACCTCCCTTTATTTGCAGGGCCCTTTATTTGTAAGGCATGTAGTTCCTGGTTTTGTGgttctgtcttctgtggtgtatcatggttgggagggttaaTGCTCGGAGAGGGCCGTAATTTAGAAAACTGTTAACAGGTTATAACAtttccctctttaaataaagattgGATTTTTTGATGTCCAGCCAATCAAATACTGCATTCTATGGCTTGCCTTAGATGGACATTTTAGCACATCTTTTCCAAGAAATCCTTGTTTTATTCTTGACCACTAAGTGAGTCTTTACATTGTCCATAATCTTCAGTACTACatgtttcaaggtttcaaggtttcaaggtttttatttttattacatataatgtatccaatttaataaacaaaatacaaaaaattttaaaaaacgcgaggaagcccataaagaaactataagagcttatggagctatgggcttcctcaaatgagactaagaaattaagtttaagatagcactgggacgtaatacaatatattattaaaaagacgaaagagtgcacacacacatttatccacaaaaatacaaaagcgtaaatacttcaaagaatttgatgctactaacgataaagaagaaatcttttaaggtttaaggtttttgcaaaactgagcggtagatccagatgacttaatttgactgtcaagagaattgaaaaatttagggccttgaaagcggattgaaaattttcgtatattagttcgaactaatggaatataaaaattggaattagatgagtttctagtgttataaggatgaatgtaattagccagtgtaaacatgtcattaaatgaattcggaagtaaacctttagagaagaaaaacataaacttgcctaaatgaaacaaaacaatattactaaattttaaaacttcgagatctcgaaaaataggatctgtatgggaatcaaagggaactttagcaacaattctaattgctttcttctggaaagtaactattctttttaaGTAGGTCCAGCTCCATTTTTTCAGCTCAGTGTGTTTCTAAAAATGTTAGCATTGTGGCTATGTTTAGTCCTAAGGTACTAGCTTTTGCATTCAAGGTGGTTGCAGTGTTGATGAGACAGTGACTTGTGACCTTGTACCTGCCTAAGTATACAGTAGTTGTGCCTTCTCCACTTTTTTATGATCTACAgtcctggacaaaattgttgggaTATTTTTGACTCTGTTGTCCAATTAAAAACGGAACAGTTTAACAACTCACTTGGATATTGGGCGCTTTCGATTTTTGGAAAATTATAGCTGCTTTTCTTactctgaaaaaaattccattggTACAGAAAAAAAGCACTCTGGCATTGCACCAATTTTCTGTGTGGTCTCTAAACTCCTGTTATGGTGTTAAATGTAGGCTACGCACGCGTTGATTGGGTACGGAAGTTGCTCTTTGATAGAGAAAGAAGGAGAGGTGGTGGCGAAAGATTAACCCATGTTATAAATTTACATGAAACCTTTTTGTCGAGAAAATCAATCCCCATCCAAAAGGTAGTGTTTCTAGGTTGTGTACGTTGCGAAGTTTGCGAAGAGCCATATCCCCTTGGAATAAGTGGCCGATAAATCATTCAGACTTAGTGTTACCGGACGAAGTACATAAATAACTTGAATTATTTCAGTTAACGAGCAAGTTAATCTGTTGGTCATTGCTTTCAtgtatttggtggctcctaaaagagccttTTTATGTAGTTGAAGTGAACAGCAAAGTTCTTCACTTCTTAGATGACTTTTTAGCGGCAGGCTTCTTAGCCGCGGGTTTCTTCACTGGTTTTTTGGGCGCTTTCTTTGCAGCAGGCTTCTTGGCTGCGGCTTTCTTGGCTGCTGGCTTCTTGGCTGCGGCTTTCTTGGCTGCTGGCTTTTTGGCTGCGGCTTTCTTCGCTGCAGGCTTTTTAGCGGCGGGTTTTTTCGgagatttctttgctttcttcgcGACGGGCTTCTTTGCGGCAGGCTTCTTGGCTTTGGCGACTGGTTTCTTTGCAGCTGGCTTCTTTggtttcttctccttcttct
The sequence above is a segment of the Montipora foliosa isolate CH-2021 chromosome 2, ASM3666993v2, whole genome shotgun sequence genome. Coding sequences within it:
- the LOC137992448 gene encoding histone H1-delta-like, yielding MSDPAPAPKSPKKKAPTKPKKPADHPPYLDMIKAAISALKERGGSSRQAIEKYIKSNYKVGEVGSHLKMALKRGAASGKLLHTKGVGASGSFKLPKVEKKEKKPKKPAAKKPVAKAKKPAAKKPVAKKAKKSPKKPAAKKPAAKKAAAKKPAAKKAAAKKPAAKKAAAKKPAAKKAPKKPVKKPAAKKPAAKKSSKK